The following are encoded in a window of Amphibacillus xylanus NBRC 15112 genomic DNA:
- a CDS encoding ABC transporter ATP-binding protein: MSLKIEQVTKRFGNFTAVDNLTLEIPEKQIFGFLGSNGAGKTTTFRMILGLIDATEGKITWQGEPINYERTDQIGYLPEERGLYPKLSVRDQIVYLARLRGMDKKDAVVELEKWLERFEVPQNIDKKVQELSKGNQQKIQFISAVIHQPKLLILDEPFSGLDPVNIEMMKDAVIDLKESGTSIVFSSHQMNTVEELCESLCIIQEGKQIIHGSLIDVKRSFGKKNVYIHADFDLTFLKDLPGVVSQRITPEGCKLQIESEDISQSVLEAVKNKGFVRRFALEEPSLNDIFIEKVGKSYG; encoded by the coding sequence ATGTCATTAAAAATAGAACAGGTAACCAAGCGTTTTGGTAATTTTACTGCAGTTGACAACCTGACATTAGAGATTCCAGAAAAGCAAATTTTTGGTTTTCTCGGATCAAACGGTGCAGGTAAAACGACCACTTTCAGAATGATACTTGGTTTAATAGATGCAACTGAAGGTAAAATTACTTGGCAAGGTGAACCTATTAATTACGAAAGAACGGATCAGATCGGGTATTTACCTGAAGAGCGTGGCTTGTATCCAAAATTATCGGTTCGGGATCAAATTGTCTATTTAGCTAGATTAAGAGGGATGGACAAAAAAGATGCGGTTGTGGAATTAGAGAAATGGTTGGAACGATTTGAAGTCCCACAAAATATTGATAAAAAAGTTCAGGAGTTATCAAAGGGGAACCAGCAAAAAATCCAATTTATTTCTGCCGTTATTCATCAACCGAAACTATTAATCTTGGATGAGCCATTTAGTGGTCTTGATCCTGTTAATATTGAAATGATGAAGGATGCAGTTATTGATCTAAAAGAAAGCGGTACATCAATTGTCTTTTCATCACACCAGATGAATACTGTCGAGGAGCTTTGTGAATCGTTATGTATTATCCAAGAAGGTAAACAGATTATTCATGGAAGTTTAATAGATGTTAAGCGCTCATTTGGTAAGAAGAATGTTTATATTCATGCTGATTTTGATCTAACATTCTTAAAGGATCTCCCTGGTGTTGTGAGCCAAAGAATTACTCCAGAAGGTTGCAAGCTACAAATTGAAAGTGAAGATATTTCTCAGTCAGTTCTGGAAGCAGTTAAAAACAAAGGTTTTGTTCGTCGTTTTGCATTAGAAGAACCTTCTTTAAATGATATCTTCATTGAGAAAGTAGGTAAATCATATGGCTAA
- a CDS encoding ABC transporter permease, which translates to MAKFWIVLSHTYMSRFKSKSFIITTAIFVLFFVGMGNIDRIIGLFDNDDVLDQVAVIDETGGIYTSLIEQYEQIDANFEFVEYEGTLADAEEDILSGAIKGLLHIKPDPDNYFVVEYHTDQLINQSIQYQLTNDLQQLKNAYAIADQGIDYAMLEEIYQPIKFETVAVELADGTTARTAEEIGAAQGLVYVMLFILYFAVLQYGNMIAMDIANEKSSRVMEILISSSSPISQMFAKIIGISLLGLTQISIFLVSGYLIIESRAEDMNGEFFEVFGFADVPISTYVYAVVFFILGYFLYATLSAMLGSLVTRMEDVGQIMLPVTLMIVVAFMISMFGLNMPESSLVTVTSYIPFLSPLVMFLRVGLLDVPIWEIGLSIGLLVLTTIILAVIGARVYRGGVLMYGRSASLKDFKRALQLSKKDR; encoded by the coding sequence ATGGCTAAGTTTTGGATTGTACTCTCTCATACGTATATGTCTCGTTTTAAATCAAAGTCATTTATTATCACAACAGCAATCTTTGTACTCTTTTTCGTTGGGATGGGTAACATTGATCGGATTATTGGCTTGTTTGATAATGATGATGTTCTTGATCAAGTTGCTGTTATAGATGAAACAGGTGGAATTTACACTAGTTTAATTGAGCAATATGAACAGATTGACGCAAATTTTGAGTTTGTTGAATATGAAGGCACTTTGGCTGATGCTGAGGAAGATATTTTATCAGGAGCAATCAAAGGCTTGCTGCATATTAAGCCTGATCCAGATAATTATTTTGTAGTAGAGTATCATACTGATCAGCTTATTAACCAGTCGATACAATATCAGCTGACAAACGATTTGCAACAACTGAAAAACGCATATGCAATAGCTGATCAAGGAATTGATTATGCTATGCTCGAGGAAATCTATCAACCTATTAAATTTGAGACGGTTGCGGTTGAACTTGCAGATGGCACAACAGCTCGAACTGCTGAAGAAATTGGTGCTGCTCAAGGTTTAGTTTATGTCATGCTGTTTATTTTATATTTTGCAGTCCTCCAGTACGGGAATATGATCGCAATGGATATTGCTAATGAAAAATCATCACGAGTAATGGAAATTCTAATTTCAAGCTCATCACCGATTAGTCAAATGTTTGCTAAGATTATCGGAATCTCGTTATTAGGTTTAACACAGATTAGTATTTTCTTAGTTAGTGGCTATCTCATTATTGAGAGTAGAGCCGAAGACATGAACGGAGAATTTTTCGAGGTGTTTGGTTTTGCAGATGTTCCTATTTCGACTTATGTGTACGCTGTTGTATTCTTTATTCTTGGCTACTTTTTATATGCAACATTGTCTGCGATGCTGGGTTCACTCGTGACAAGAATGGAAGATGTCGGTCAGATTATGCTACCAGTCACATTGATGATCGTCGTTGCATTTATGATTTCAATGTTTGGCCTCAATATGCCTGAATCAAGCCTAGTAACTGTCACATCATACATTCCATTTTTATCACCGCTCGTTATGTTTTTAAGAGTCGGTTTACTAGATGTTCCAATCTGGGAAATTGGTTTAAGCATAGGTCTGTTAGTATTAACAACAATTATCCTCGCTGTAATCGGTGCAAGAGTATACCGTGGCGGTGTATTGATGTACGGAAGAAGTGCATCCTTAAAAGACTTTAAACGCGCACTACAATTATCAAAAAAAGATCGCTAA